GGGCTGGCCGCCTTCGAGGGCATTCGCTGCTACAAGGGCAAGCAGGGCTCCGCGATCTTCCGCCTGCCGGAGCACGTGGACCGGCTGTTCGAGTCGGCTCACGTGTCCATGATGAAGATCCCGTGCGACCGGAAGCAGATCGCGGACGCCATCGTGGAGACCGTGCGGGTCAACAGGCTGGACGCCTGCTACATCCGGCCCCTGGTCTACATCGGGTACGGGGCGATGGGCCTCTACCCGGGCGACAATCCGATCCGGGTGGCGATCGCGGCCTGGCGCTGGGGAACCTACCTGGGCGAAGATGCCCTGACGAAGGGGATCAAGGCCCGGGTCTCCTCCTTCACCCGCCACCACGTCAACGTCACGATGACCCGCGCCAAGGTCTCCGGCCACTACGTGAACTCCATCCTGGCCAAGCTGGAGGTCAAGAAGGACGGGTACGACGAGGCCATCCTGCTCGATCCGGACGGCTACGTGTCCGAGGGGACCGGGGAGAACGTTTTCCTGCTCCGTCGCGGCGTCCTCACGACCACGCCGCTCACGTCCATCCTGGAGGGGGTGACGCGCAATTCGGTCATGGAGCTGGCGCGGGAGCGCAAGATTCCCGTGGTCGAGGAGCGGTTCACGCGAGACGCCATGTACGTGGCCGACGAAGTGTTCCTGACCGGGACCGCGGCCGAGGTGACCCCGGTGCGCGAGATCGACGGCCGTCAGATCGGCAGCGGCGCGCCCGGACCGGTCACGCAAGACCTGCAAAAGGCCTTCTTCGACATCGTCCGCGGCGAAGATCCCACCCACGCAGCCTGGCTTACCCGGGTCTGACATAGTTATCAGTTTTCAGTGCTCAGTTCTCAGTAAGGCGGACAGGCGCACGATGCCCCCGTGGCAGCTTCTGCGTCTTCACTGAAACTTAGAACTGATAACTGAAAACTCTTCGTTAGGGCGTGGCTGGAGCAGGACTCGCGGGAGAAGCGGGAGCCGGGGCCAACTCCTTCGATTGGGCATCCGCCTGGGGCGCGGGAG
This sequence is a window from Nitrospirota bacterium. Protein-coding genes within it:
- a CDS encoding branched-chain amino acid transaminase; amino-acid sequence: MLQPSDKIWMDGKFVNWADANVHILTHSLHYGLAAFEGIRCYKGKQGSAIFRLPEHVDRLFESAHVSMMKIPCDRKQIADAIVETVRVNRLDACYIRPLVYIGYGAMGLYPGDNPIRVAIAAWRWGTYLGEDALTKGIKARVSSFTRHHVNVTMTRAKVSGHYVNSILAKLEVKKDGYDEAILLDPDGYVSEGTGENVFLLRRGVLTTTPLTSILEGVTRNSVMELARERKIPVVEERFTRDAMYVADEVFLTGTAAEVTPVREIDGRQIGSGAPGPVTQDLQKAFFDIVRGEDPTHAAWLTRV